A stretch of Mucilaginibacter terrae DNA encodes these proteins:
- a CDS encoding alpha/beta fold hydrolase: MKTLISTISLLFILTLSQSVFAQLKRQPASAGRAEYIEVEKNVKLHVTDLGNGQPIVLIHGWPLNDAMYEYQYQYLVHKGFRVIGISLRGFGKSDRPYGKYDFDVFSDDIKVVLEKLKIENAVLGGFSMGGAVVTHYMAKYNGAHVSKLALFAAAAPSWKQREGYPYGASDEAAAGLIRTTETNRQQLIEDFGKGFGATETSLSAPQAAWLASINLDASPYATTHAIMALRDLDLRPALAKIKVPVAIFHGTKDKLCDFVFAEQLHKGLKNSYIVKFEKSGHALFIEEMEKFNTELEKFARS; encoded by the coding sequence ATGAAAACACTTATCTCAACCATCAGTCTTTTATTCATCTTAACATTAAGCCAATCAGTTTTTGCCCAGTTAAAAAGACAACCAGCTTCGGCAGGTAGGGCAGAGTACATAGAGGTAGAAAAAAACGTTAAGCTACATGTAACCGATTTGGGTAACGGGCAGCCCATTGTACTTATACACGGCTGGCCGCTTAACGATGCCATGTACGAGTACCAGTATCAATATTTGGTTCACAAAGGTTTCCGGGTTATCGGTATATCGTTAAGAGGTTTCGGAAAATCAGACAGGCCTTATGGCAAATACGACTTCGATGTATTTTCGGATGATATTAAAGTAGTGCTGGAAAAATTGAAAATTGAAAATGCGGTTTTGGGTGGCTTTTCGATGGGTGGTGCGGTTGTAACACATTACATGGCCAAATACAACGGCGCACACGTTAGCAAACTTGCCTTATTTGCAGCAGCAGCTCCATCATGGAAACAACGCGAAGGATATCCTTACGGAGCATCTGACGAAGCCGCAGCCGGACTGATCCGCACTACTGAAACCAACAGGCAGCAATTAATTGAAGATTTTGGCAAAGGTTTTGGCGCTACCGAAACCAGCCTTTCAGCTCCGCAAGCCGCCTGGTTAGCCAGCATCAATTTGGATGCATCTCCTTACGCCACCACACATGCCATCATGGCCCTTCGCGATCTTGACCTTCGCCCTGCATTAGCAAAAATTAAAGTACCTGTAGCTATATTTCATGGCACAAAAGATAAACTATGTGATTTTGTATTTGCAGAGCAGTTGCATAAAGGCCTTAAAAATTCATACATCGTTAAGTTCGAAAAAAGCGGTCATGCGCTGTTCATCGAAGAGATGGAAAAATTTAACACCGAACTGGAAAAATTTGCCAGATCATAA
- a CDS encoding helix-turn-helix domain-containing protein: protein MHNIFDANLKTIGLVHVNVDTLNVINSEAYKTYIKAMYLPRGCRVKVDFDVYDTNGPAVFFISPNQVLNIEHMCADTGYFIYYNRDFYCIQIHDKEVACDGLLYNNINNMPMTAVPDADAMFFESLFTHIEHEFKLKDTSQEEMLRTYLKQLLIKSTRLWKQKHLEGTLTADSNDSDSFRKFTQLVDAHYKEKHTVADYADLLLIAPKTLTHRFKRMNLPQPNEIIKNRIILEAKRLLVHTALTAKEIAYNLGYDDPAYFSRMFFIKTGESPSGFRAKFLTQSNAGSTDGAEIAMA, encoded by the coding sequence ATGCACAACATTTTTGACGCCAACCTTAAAACCATAGGACTGGTACATGTTAACGTCGATACGCTGAACGTCATTAATTCTGAAGCGTACAAAACGTATATAAAGGCCATGTATTTGCCCAGGGGCTGTAGGGTAAAGGTTGATTTTGATGTTTATGACACCAATGGCCCGGCAGTATTTTTTATAAGCCCCAACCAGGTGCTGAACATTGAGCACATGTGCGCCGATACCGGTTACTTTATTTACTACAACCGCGATTTTTACTGCATACAAATACATGATAAAGAGGTGGCATGCGATGGTTTATTGTATAACAACATAAATAACATGCCCATGACGGCTGTACCCGATGCCGACGCCATGTTTTTTGAAAGCTTATTTACTCATATTGAGCATGAGTTTAAGCTTAAAGATACCTCGCAGGAAGAAATGCTGCGCACCTATTTAAAGCAGCTTCTAATCAAGTCTACCCGTTTATGGAAGCAAAAACACCTGGAGGGTACACTCACGGCAGACAGTAATGATTCGGATTCTTTCAGGAAGTTTACACAACTGGTTGATGCCCATTACAAGGAAAAGCACACCGTTGCCGACTATGCCGACTTGTTGCTGATAGCACCCAAAACCCTAACTCATCGTTTTAAGCGCATGAACCTGCCGCAGCCAAACGAGATTATAAAAAACCGTATTATACTCGAAGCCAAAAGGCTGCTGGTACATACCGCTTTAACTGCTAAAGAAATAGCCTATAACCTGGGATATGACGATCCTGCTTATTTTAGCCGTATGTTTTTTATTAAAACCGGCGAATCACCTTCGGGGTTCAGGGCTAAATTTTTAACCCAAAGCAATGCCGGCAGCACAGATGGTGCCGAAATAGCGATGGCTTAA
- a CDS encoding carboxylesterase family protein, translating into MKKNLLLILTFVALVCTNAKAQQFAKYKKEVYQHKGDTLLYRILLPQNFDPTKKYPLLFVLHGSGERGNDNEAQLRNGGKVFLNDAFRKQHQAIVIFPQCPKESYWANAITKRDPKTNTLLSVEFTTNKKPTQAMHALEGFVKHFLKNDYVDKDRVYVGGLSMGGMGTFELLWRKPKVFAAAFAICGGAHLETAKKYAKRVPMWIFHGVKDDVVLPKYSEQMVQAIKQYGGNPKFTLYPNDNHNSWDSAFAEPELFNWLFNHKK; encoded by the coding sequence ATGAAAAAGAACTTATTGTTAATATTAACTTTTGTGGCTTTGGTATGCACCAATGCTAAAGCACAACAATTTGCTAAGTATAAAAAGGAAGTTTATCAGCATAAAGGCGATACCTTGCTTTATCGCATCCTGTTACCCCAAAACTTCGATCCCACTAAAAAATATCCGCTCCTTTTTGTATTACATGGCTCAGGCGAGCGCGGTAATGATAATGAAGCCCAGCTGCGCAACGGCGGTAAAGTATTTTTAAATGATGCTTTCCGCAAACAGCACCAGGCAATTGTTATATTTCCGCAATGCCCTAAGGAAAGCTATTGGGCCAATGCCATCACCAAGCGCGATCCTAAAACCAATACCCTTTTATCTGTTGAATTTACTACCAATAAAAAGCCAACCCAGGCCATGCATGCTTTAGAGGGCTTTGTAAAGCATTTTCTGAAAAATGATTATGTTGATAAAGACCGCGTGTATGTTGGCGGCTTATCAATGGGCGGTATGGGTACGTTTGAACTTTTATGGCGCAAACCCAAAGTATTTGCCGCAGCCTTTGCCATTTGTGGCGGCGCCCACCTCGAAACTGCTAAGAAATACGCCAAACGGGTACCCATGTGGATTTTTCATGGCGTTAAGGATGATGTTGTACTGCCTAAATATTCGGAGCAAATGGTACAAGCCATTAAACAATATGGCGGCAACCCTAAATTTACGCTGTACCCAAACGACAATCACAATAGTTGGGATAGTGCCTTTGCAGAACCAGAGTTATTTAATTGGTTATTTAACCATAAAAAGTAA
- a CDS encoding RNA polymerase sigma factor — MITEQSLNRIWDGCLKQERKQQEMLYKVLAPRMLAACARYAKDRDEAEDIMQEGFIKVFGSMDKFRGEGSVEGWIRRIMVHCAISRYRKLKPVILADELPEGVTVHMTYNETGLEAKELLQMIEQLPTNYRNVFNLYAIEGYSHQEIGETLGITELVSRTTLHRARGVLKDKLSRLNMREAHRLAC, encoded by the coding sequence ATGATTACCGAACAAAGCTTAAACCGTATATGGGATGGATGCCTGAAACAAGAGCGCAAACAGCAGGAAATGCTTTATAAAGTATTAGCCCCGCGCATGTTAGCCGCTTGTGCACGTTACGCAAAAGATCGCGACGAGGCCGAAGACATTATGCAGGAAGGTTTTATTAAGGTATTTGGCAGTATGGATAAATTCCGTGGCGAGGGAAGTGTGGAGGGATGGATTCGCCGTATTATGGTGCACTGTGCTATATCGCGCTATCGCAAACTTAAACCGGTAATACTGGCTGATGAATTGCCCGAAGGTGTAACCGTACATATGACCTACAATGAAACCGGTTTAGAGGCAAAAGAGTTATTGCAGATGATTGAGCAGTTGCCTACCAACTACCGTAACGTGTTTAATCTGTACGCTATTGAAGGCTACTCACACCAGGAAATTGGTGAAACACTGGGCATTACCGAGTTAGTATCGCGCACCACCTTGCACCGTGCCCGTGGCGTACTTAAAGATAAACTGAGCCGCTTGAACATGAGAGAGGCTCATCGTTTGGCTTGTTAA
- a CDS encoding NAD(P)/FAD-dependent oxidoreductase, with product MMKEIEIVCLPEEHENMEALIRIAAAKLNQSPKSINDLKIRKRSIDARGRKVVYRMHVQVFINEPAPAASFAINYPNVKDKKPVIIIGAGPAGIFAALQCILSGSKPIILERGKDVKQRRRDLANINKEGLVNPESNYCFGEGGAGTYSDGKLYTRSTKRGDVNQVLQMFVAHGADEDILIDARPHIGTNKLPQIITAMRETILNAGGEFLFDTKVTALDIEFGKITGVQTAIGDHIKADAVILATGHSARDVFEMLHRQNVLIEAKPFALGVRIEHPQEIIDKAQYHCDVRGPYLPPSYYSLVEQVDDRGVFSFCMCPGGIIAPCSTEPDEIVVNGWSPSKRNNPFANSGTVVQINLEDVPGDDNDPFKLLRFQQQVEQTAFAVGGGNLVAPGQRMVDFVEGRISTDIPKNSYLPGVASANLKEVLPLWIHNRLQKALPAFGRKMKGYYTNEALLVGVESRTSSPIKIPRDRETLQHPQVAGLYPCGEGAGYAGGIISAAIDGINCAVAAIKQLA from the coding sequence ATGATGAAAGAGATCGAAATTGTGTGCCTGCCCGAGGAGCATGAAAACATGGAAGCCCTGATACGCATTGCGGCAGCTAAACTCAACCAGTCGCCCAAAAGCATCAATGATTTAAAAATTCGCAAACGCTCCATTGATGCCCGTGGACGTAAGGTGGTTTACCGCATGCACGTGCAGGTATTTATAAATGAGCCTGCGCCTGCGGCCAGCTTTGCTATTAACTACCCTAATGTAAAAGACAAAAAGCCTGTTATTATTATAGGTGCCGGTCCGGCCGGGATATTTGCCGCGCTGCAATGTATACTAAGTGGCAGCAAGCCTATTATTTTAGAACGTGGCAAAGACGTAAAACAACGCCGTAGAGATTTAGCCAATATTAATAAGGAAGGACTGGTAAACCCCGAATCGAACTATTGCTTTGGCGAAGGAGGTGCAGGAACCTACTCCGATGGTAAGCTCTACACCCGCTCTACCAAGCGCGGTGATGTAAACCAGGTGCTACAAATGTTTGTAGCCCATGGGGCCGACGAAGATATTTTGATAGATGCGCGCCCCCATATAGGTACTAACAAGCTGCCACAAATCATTACCGCCATGCGCGAAACCATTCTGAATGCGGGCGGTGAGTTTTTGTTCGACACAAAAGTAACCGCACTTGATATTGAGTTTGGAAAGATAACCGGCGTGCAAACGGCCATCGGCGACCATATAAAGGCTGACGCCGTGATCCTGGCAACCGGCCACTCGGCGCGCGATGTGTTTGAAATGCTGCACCGCCAGAATGTATTAATAGAAGCCAAGCCCTTTGCACTGGGTGTACGCATCGAGCATCCGCAGGAAATTATTGATAAAGCTCAATACCATTGCGATGTGCGTGGCCCGTACCTGCCGCCATCCTATTACAGCTTGGTAGAACAGGTTGACGACCGCGGCGTATTCTCCTTCTGCATGTGCCCCGGCGGCATCATTGCCCCCTGCTCAACCGAGCCCGACGAAATTGTGGTGAATGGCTGGAGCCCAAGTAAGCGTAATAACCCGTTCGCTAATTCGGGCACGGTAGTACAAATTAATTTAGAGGATGTACCGGGCGATGATAATGACCCGTTTAAACTCCTGCGTTTTCAGCAACAGGTAGAACAAACGGCTTTTGCCGTAGGTGGCGGTAACCTCGTTGCCCCTGGCCAGCGTATGGTTGATTTTGTAGAAGGACGTATATCAACAGATATTCCTAAAAACTCGTACCTGCCCGGTGTGGCCAGTGCCAACTTAAAAGAGGTGCTGCCACTATGGATACACAACCGCCTGCAAAAGGCATTACCGGCATTTGGTCGTAAAATGAAGGGTTATTATACCAACGAAGCCTTGCTGGTAGGTGTAGAATCGCGTACTTCATCGCCCATAAAAATACCCCGCGACCGCGAAACCCTGCAACACCCGCAGGTAGCAGGCCTTTACCCCTGCGGCGAAGGTGCAGGTTACGCCGGTGGTATTATTTCGGCTGCTATTGATGGGATAAACTGCGCCGTGGCCGCCATTAAGCAATTAGCCTAA
- a CDS encoding RNA polymerase sigma factor, whose amino-acid sequence MSQDKNSFTLQAIKDYGKGLLSFIRRRVKSDADAEDILQDVWYQLSSVVNAAPIEQTGAWLYRVARNKITDKYRKHTEWLLNDLSPDDTENEDDALDLGAIMLSKNATPETEYLRNIFWEELFAALDELPPEQRQVFIWHELEDKSFDDMATETGVNLQTLVSRKRYAVLHLRKRLKQLYDDMNNF is encoded by the coding sequence ATGTCCCAAGATAAGAACAGTTTTACCCTCCAAGCCATCAAAGATTATGGCAAGGGCTTGCTGTCGTTCATCAGGCGCAGGGTAAAAAGCGATGCCGATGCCGAAGACATACTGCAGGATGTTTGGTATCAGCTAAGTTCAGTAGTTAATGCGGCTCCTATTGAGCAAACCGGCGCCTGGCTTTACCGGGTTGCCCGCAACAAAATTACCGACAAATACCGCAAGCACACCGAGTGGCTGCTTAACGATCTATCACCCGACGATACCGAAAACGAGGACGACGCCCTTGATTTGGGTGCCATTATGTTAAGCAAAAACGCTACGCCCGAAACCGAATACTTGCGCAACATTTTTTGGGAGGAACTTTTTGCAGCGCTTGATGAGCTACCGCCCGAACAACGGCAGGTATTTATATGGCACGAGCTGGAAGACAAAAGCTTTGACGATATGGCTACCGAAACCGGGGTAAATTTACAAACCCTGGTATCGCGGAAGCGGTATGCGGTGCTGCACCTGCGCAAGCGGCTAAAGCAATTGTATGATGATATGAATAACTTTTAA
- a CDS encoding DinB family protein — protein sequence MTTALKLQNALEDAFVGQPWYGTPISTIVTDGSWIAAYNKPQGSVHSIANIVLHMIAWTEEIINRLQGNPAAEPARGDWPEPGEASEQKWNEMVIDLDEANSNLIKAIQAFHEDRWNQPINDERNLGGPVTTYKELIYGFIQHQIYHAGQIALLNRINHAY from the coding sequence ATGACAACAGCACTTAAACTTCAAAATGCTTTAGAAGATGCCTTTGTGGGCCAGCCCTGGTACGGCACGCCTATTAGCACGATAGTAACCGATGGTAGCTGGATTGCTGCCTACAATAAACCCCAAGGTTCGGTGCACAGTATTGCCAACATTGTTTTACACATGATTGCCTGGACCGAAGAAATTATCAATCGCCTCCAAGGCAACCCTGCCGCCGAACCTGCCCGTGGCGACTGGCCCGAACCCGGCGAAGCATCGGAACAAAAATGGAACGAAATGGTTATTGATTTAGATGAGGCTAACAGTAATTTGATCAAAGCCATACAGGCGTTTCATGAAGATAGATGGAACCAGCCTATTAATGATGAGCGAAACTTGGGCGGACCGGTAACCACTTACAAGGAGTTGATATACGGGTTCATTCAGCATCAAATTTATCATGCAGGCCAAATAGCACTATTAAACCGTATTAACCATGCTTACTAA
- a CDS encoding CoA-binding protein has translation MLTNQKKTLILGATPDASRYAYLAANRLVRTGHPIINVGIKKGEVAGVAIEKPEAIHSDIDTITLYVGPQNQPQLYDYILATNPKRIIFNPGTENPELRSLARERGIETLAACTLVMLSTGDY, from the coding sequence ATGCTTACTAACCAAAAGAAAACCCTCATACTTGGAGCAACCCCCGATGCCAGCCGTTACGCCTACCTTGCCGCCAACCGTTTGGTACGTACCGGGCATCCTATTATAAATGTGGGTATAAAAAAAGGGGAGGTAGCCGGCGTGGCTATCGAAAAGCCCGAAGCCATACACAGCGATATAGATACGATTACCTTATATGTTGGTCCGCAAAACCAACCGCAGTTGTACGATTATATTTTGGCCACCAACCCCAAGCGTATCATATTCAACCCCGGTACCGAAAACCCCGAACTGCGAAGCCTTGCACGCGAACGCGGAATTGAAACACTGGCGGCTTGTACGCTGGTGATGTTATCAACGGGAGATTACTAA
- a CDS encoding methyltransferase RsmF C-terminal domain-like protein: MNNNAHFPAGFIQSLQQAPGFNADTFTETHQQNHAPTSVRINPSKEITLNNTQPVPWCRNGYYLQSRPSFTFDPLFHAGCYYVQEASSMFIDHIIQYIYNKENGPYRVLDLCAAPGGKSTLISSALGDEDLLVANEIIKTRVPILTDNLNRWGRSNVVVSNNDPKAFSRLKGFFDIIVVDAPCSGSGMFRKDPDAMNEWSEENVTLCQQRQERILADVYPALAEDGYLIYSTCSYSYEEDEAVLDWLCEEFDMESIQIPLQTEWGIVESRSAGHKAWGYRFYPDKVKGEGLFAACLRKRESSGEVHVHKNKNQPKPNYKEIDLLKPLVNDAAGMYFFKLNDDWLAINKSLREELETLQQYLYIKKSGVRLGKLAGKELIPDHEFAQSLLINKESFLQTELTYDQAIAYLRKDNFDLDTINKGWSLMKYQGQVLGWAKLLPNRMNNYYPKEIRIISQAQATQPSEGGAE; the protein is encoded by the coding sequence ATGAATAATAACGCTCATTTTCCCGCAGGTTTTATCCAATCTTTACAACAGGCACCCGGTTTTAATGCCGATACTTTTACTGAAACACATCAGCAAAATCACGCTCCAACCTCGGTTAGGATAAATCCATCTAAAGAAATTACTTTAAATAATACCCAGCCGGTGCCTTGGTGCCGCAATGGTTATTACCTGCAAAGCCGCCCTTCGTTTACTTTCGACCCGCTTTTTCATGCCGGATGCTATTATGTGCAGGAGGCATCGTCGATGTTTATTGACCACATTATACAGTATATATATAATAAAGAGAATGGCCCGTACCGCGTTTTGGATCTATGTGCTGCTCCCGGAGGTAAAAGCACGCTAATTAGTTCGGCGCTTGGTGATGAAGATTTGCTGGTAGCCAACGAAATTATTAAAACCCGAGTACCTATATTAACGGATAACCTTAACCGCTGGGGCCGCAGCAATGTGGTGGTGAGCAATAACGATCCGAAGGCGTTTTCGCGCCTTAAAGGCTTTTTTGATATTATAGTGGTTGATGCGCCATGCTCTGGTTCGGGCATGTTCAGGAAAGACCCGGATGCGATGAACGAGTGGTCGGAAGAGAATGTCACGCTTTGCCAGCAACGGCAGGAACGTATTCTGGCCGATGTTTACCCGGCACTGGCCGAAGACGGCTACCTTATATATAGTACATGCTCTTACTCCTATGAAGAAGACGAGGCTGTGCTGGATTGGCTTTGCGAAGAATTTGACATGGAAAGCATACAAATACCTTTGCAAACTGAATGGGGTATTGTTGAAAGCCGATCGGCCGGGCATAAAGCGTGGGGCTATCGTTTTTACCCCGATAAGGTAAAGGGTGAAGGATTATTTGCAGCCTGCCTGCGCAAGCGCGAAAGTAGCGGCGAGGTACATGTTCATAAAAACAAAAACCAACCTAAACCTAATTATAAGGAGATAGACCTGCTTAAGCCACTTGTAAATGATGCAGCTGGCATGTACTTTTTTAAACTGAACGATGACTGGCTGGCTATCAATAAATCGTTACGCGAGGAGTTGGAAACTTTACAGCAGTACCTCTATATAAAGAAATCGGGCGTGCGGCTGGGCAAACTGGCCGGTAAAGAACTCATCCCCGATCATGAGTTTGCGCAAAGCCTGCTTATTAATAAAGAGTCTTTTTTGCAAACCGAACTTACCTACGACCAGGCCATTGCCTATTTGCGTAAAGACAATTTTGATTTAGATACCATCAACAAAGGCTGGAGCTTGATGAAATACCAGGGACAGGTTTTGGGCTGGGCCAAGTTGTTACCTAATAGGATGAATAATTATTACCCAAAGGAGATTAGGATTATAAGTCAGGCTCAGGCTACTCAGCCCTCTGAAGGGGGAGCAGAATAG
- the lpdA gene encoding dihydrolipoyl dehydrogenase, which yields MQYDVIVIGSGPGGYVAAIRCAQLGLKTACIEKYSTFGGTCLNVGCIPSKALLDSSEHYHNAAHTFKTHGINLDNLSVDFKQMVTRKDEVVAQTTGGITFLFKKNKITSYQGVGSFKDKNTIIIKKADGTEETITGKNVIIATGSKPSSLPFLPIDKKRIITSTEALNLPEVPKHLVLIGGGVIGLELGSVYARLGAKVSVIEYMDSIIPTMDKGLGKELQKVLSKLGMEFYLGHKVTGAKVEGEEVTVTFDTPKGEQKELKGDYCLVAVGRVAYTDGLGLENIGITVEERGKKITVDEHLETSVKGIYAIGDVVKGVMLAHKAEDEGTFVAEIIAGQKPHINYNLIPGVVYTWPEVASVGYTEEQLKEKGVKYKTGSFPFKASGRARASMDLDGFVKVLADAATDEILGMHMIGPRAADMIAEGVVAMEFRASAEDVTRMSHAHPTFTEAIREACLAATDNRPIHI from the coding sequence ATGCAATATGATGTTATCGTTATAGGTTCGGGGCCGGGTGGCTATGTGGCTGCTATACGTTGTGCCCAACTGGGTTTAAAAACTGCTTGTATTGAAAAGTACAGCACATTTGGCGGCACCTGCTTAAATGTAGGCTGTATCCCGTCAAAAGCTTTGCTCGACTCGAGTGAGCATTACCATAATGCTGCTCACACTTTTAAAACCCATGGTATTAACCTTGATAACCTGAGCGTTGACTTTAAACAGATGGTTACCCGTAAAGATGAAGTAGTTGCACAAACTACCGGTGGCATTACCTTCCTGTTCAAAAAAAATAAAATTACTTCTTACCAAGGTGTAGGTTCGTTTAAAGACAAAAATACCATTATCATTAAAAAAGCCGATGGTACGGAAGAAACTATTACCGGTAAAAATGTGATCATTGCTACCGGTTCAAAACCATCGAGCCTGCCTTTTTTACCTATCGACAAAAAGCGTATTATAACTTCAACAGAAGCCTTAAATCTGCCGGAGGTTCCTAAGCACTTAGTGTTAATTGGTGGTGGTGTTATTGGTTTGGAACTGGGTTCGGTATATGCGCGTTTGGGTGCTAAGGTTTCGGTTATCGAATACATGGATTCGATCATACCTACCATGGATAAAGGCTTGGGTAAAGAACTTCAGAAGGTGCTTTCCAAATTGGGTATGGAATTTTACCTCGGCCATAAAGTTACCGGTGCTAAAGTAGAAGGTGAAGAAGTTACCGTTACTTTTGATACTCCTAAAGGCGAACAAAAAGAACTGAAAGGCGACTATTGTTTAGTAGCCGTAGGTCGTGTTGCTTATACCGATGGCTTAGGTTTAGAGAATATTGGTATTACGGTTGAAGAGCGCGGTAAGAAAATTACTGTTGATGAACATCTTGAAACCAGTGTTAAAGGCATATACGCTATTGGCGATGTAGTTAAAGGTGTTATGCTTGCGCACAAAGCTGAGGATGAAGGTACTTTTGTAGCTGAAATAATTGCCGGTCAAAAGCCGCATATCAACTATAACCTTATCCCGGGTGTGGTTTACACCTGGCCAGAGGTTGCCAGCGTAGGTTATACCGAAGAGCAACTGAAAGAAAAAGGCGTGAAATACAAAACAGGTTCATTCCCTTTCAAAGCCAGCGGACGTGCCCGTGCCAGTATGGATTTGGATGGATTTGTTAAAGTATTGGCTGATGCCGCTACAGATGAAATATTGGGCATGCACATGATCGGTCCGCGTGCGGCCGATATGATTGCCGAAGGTGTGGTTGCGATGGAATTCCGTGCCAGTGCGGAAGATGTAACCCGTATGAGCCACGCTCACCCAACATTTACCGAAGCCATTCGCGAAGCCTGTTTAGCAGCTACCGACAATAGGCCTATACATATTTAG
- a CDS encoding sterol desaturase family protein: MNLLINIPITLVTVGIMEAFSWFIHKYLFHGPLWFIHKTHHQARHGWFELNDVFSLGFAGLSMWLMWTGHFTLDYRFWIGVGISLYGFIYFIFHDWFIHNRFKAFKTTNSYLLSIRRAHKIHHKSTEKNPSEEFGLLVASKKYFKR, from the coding sequence ATGAACTTACTGATCAATATACCCATCACCTTGGTTACTGTAGGCATTATGGAAGCTTTCTCCTGGTTCATCCATAAATACCTTTTTCATGGCCCGTTGTGGTTTATTCATAAAACGCACCATCAAGCGCGTCACGGGTGGTTTGAGTTGAATGATGTATTTAGCCTCGGTTTTGCAGGTTTATCTATGTGGCTGATGTGGACAGGGCATTTTACGCTTGATTACCGCTTTTGGATAGGCGTAGGCATCAGCTTGTATGGTTTTATCTACTTCATTTTTCATGATTGGTTTATACACAACCGCTTTAAGGCATTTAAAACTACCAATAGCTATTTGCTGAGCATCCGCCGAGCGCATAAAATTCACCATAAGTCAACGGAGAAAAATCCATCGGAAGAATTTGGGTTGCTGGTAGCGAGTAAGAAGTATTTTAAGAGATAG
- a CDS encoding FRG domain-containing protein has product MKVFTDDKYLITSFKRFVEIVEERHSPTTIKPYQWYFRGHSNLDYKLMPSIGRLLGTERFPTVKHVEEAEKNAFSQFEIQTYSDLREPNLFILLAIAQHHGLKTRLLDWTLSPLVALFFAVENESKTDGAFFAFNAQKKLTTILRKTESPFDDLGSSYQYLSIPSLTPRISAQSGIFQLFREPTKPFEDANYLEKFIIPESAKRDIKIDLNNFGVSYYTLFPDLDGLSKKLNYILLNEKPY; this is encoded by the coding sequence ATGAAAGTATTTACTGATGACAAATATTTAATTACATCATTTAAAAGGTTTGTAGAAATTGTAGAAGAAAGACACTCTCCAACAACTATCAAACCCTATCAGTGGTATTTTAGAGGCCATAGTAATTTGGATTACAAATTAATGCCCAGTATCGGAAGGTTGCTTGGCACAGAAAGATTCCCTACTGTTAAACATGTAGAAGAGGCCGAGAAAAATGCATTTAGTCAATTTGAGATTCAAACTTACAGTGATTTAAGAGAACCGAACTTATTTATATTACTTGCAATAGCTCAACATCATGGTTTAAAAACACGCTTGCTTGACTGGACACTGTCCCCACTTGTTGCATTGTTTTTTGCTGTAGAAAATGAAAGTAAAACAGATGGTGCTTTTTTTGCCTTTAATGCGCAAAAAAAATTGACTACTATTTTAAGAAAAACAGAATCACCGTTTGACGATTTAGGTAGTTCTTATCAATATTTATCTATCCCATCATTAACACCAAGAATTAGTGCCCAAAGTGGCATTTTTCAATTATTTAGAGAACCTACAAAACCATTTGAGGATGCGAATTATTTAGAGAAATTTATTATCCCTGAAAGTGCAAAACGTGATATAAAAATTGATTTAAATAATTTTGGAGTTTCCTACTATACACTTTTTCCTGATTTAGATGGGTTAAGTAAAAAGCTCAATTATATTTTACTAAACGAAAAACCATATTAA